A single window of Dermacentor albipictus isolate Rhodes 1998 colony chromosome 1, USDA_Dalb.pri_finalv2, whole genome shotgun sequence DNA harbors:
- the LOC139057406 gene encoding uncharacterized protein, protein MALHRLEWIISALDAFAPEQSGFRRLRSTADSIAGVVATLEDAASRHEAGYLVLLVVERALDGLPHGTIIQALRELRITGCLLDYVSAFLNDRTLRVRVGDALSIPRSVTSGVPQGSVLSPFLFNFIPKLTAFEVRVVIYADDIALFACGPTDHGYQVLQSLQSAINAVDEYLGSIGLQLSASKTEALLIHPRASRARFEVPTLSLRGSPLPWQRKVRYLGLHIDCRLNFNAATTQLCRDSRKVAGAARSLLARGRGCTPHLALRVYNSIATSRALYALPLTNASAANWKTVDFEHRTAVRQNGQRLVCRLHTLEGSGMGQRATEFSTPIASLPQLLPLPPSPHASALLDVNITIPGVKSKRQTALCAMQQQTAALIFEHLRDRLLVYTDGSVSSDGSAAAACTAPDISASRQCRLRFPASSTVAELAAIDLTADLLLQQCGVSSAAILSDSRAALCMLRKDYAGLPLVQRVGLKLRHLVNQGCDLALQWVPAHIGLPGNEVADSVAKQALSTRFPLASSVTRFDVAKTAILRILHAQRPDPRVASGTPPRLLPRAGLSRCDRSFLLRLRVGCYNTAARMHRLHGRGSPTCLDCGEEETLEHLLLRCPAFDVERTALFASYRRVGLSCDSEGALLFPAAHPSIVKKVFHALLDFCCDT, encoded by the exons ATGGCTTTGCATCGCCTTGAATGGATTATCTCCGCCCTAGACGCCTTTGCCCCTGAACAAAGCGGCTTCCGCCGACTGCGCTCGACAGCTGATTCCATTGCGGGCGTTGTCGCTACGCTCGAGGACGCGGCAAGCCGCCACGAAGCCGGATACCTGGTGCTGCTCGTTGTGGAACGCGCGTTGGACGGCCTCCCGCACGGCACCATCATTCAAGCGCTTCGCGAGCTGCGTATCACCGGCTGCCTACTGGACTATGTCTCGGCCTTTCTTAACGACCGAACGCTCAGAgtgcgcgtgggtgacgcgctcAGCATCCCCCGTAGCGTGACctctggtgttcctcagggcagtgTCCTCAGCCCTTTCCTCTTCAACTTCATCCCGAAGCTGACAGCCTTCGAAGTCCGTGTGGTgatttacgctgatgacatcgctCTTTTTGCTTGCGGGCCCACGGACCATGGCTACCAAGTGCTTCAATCACTTCAGTCGGCGATCAACGCCGTGGACGAATATCTCGGCAGCATAGGGCTTCAGCTCTCGGCGTCAAAAACCGAGGCGCTACTAATTCACCCCCGTGCGAGCCGGGCACGCTTCGAAGTGCCAACTCTCTCGCTGCGCGGAAGTcccctcccgtggcagagaaaagtCCGATACCTCGGCCTCCACATCGACTGCCGCCTCAACTTTAACGCGGCCACCACACAACTCTGCAGGGACTCCAGGAAAGTCGCAggcgccgcacgctccctgctcgcccgAGGCCGCGGCTGCACACCGCATCTTGCGCTCCGAGTTTACAACTCGATCGCAACGTCGCGAGCGCTCTACGCGCTCCCACTCACCAACGCCAGTGCAGCCAACTGGAAGACCGTCGACTTCGAGCACCGCACCGCAGTTCGCCAAAAT GGTCAGCGTCTCGTGTGCCGCCTCCAcaccctcgagggctcgggcatgggccagcgtgccaccgagtTCAGCACTCCCATCGCCTCTTTGCCTCAACTACTCCCCCTGCCGCCTTCGCCACACGCCTCCGCGCTCCTCGACGTAAACATCACCATCCCGGGCGTCAAGAGCAAGCGACAAACAGCACTTTGTGCCATGCAGCAGCAGACGGCTGCATTGATCTTCGAACATCTACGCGACCGACTCCTAGTGTACACTGACGGATCCGTGTCCAGTGACGGTTCCGCCGCTGCCGCGTGCACGGCACCGGACATTTCTGCGTCTCGGCAGTGCCGCCTTCGTTTTCCTGCCTCGTCGACAGTCGCCGAACTCGCGGCGATTGACCTCACGGCTGACCTACTTCTTCAGCAGTGCGGTGTCTCGTCTGCCGCGATACTGTCGGACTCGCGTGCGGCTCTGTGCATGCTGAGGAAGGACTATGCCGGTCTTCCGCTTGTGCAGCGCGTGGGATTAAAACTGCGCCATCTCGTAAATCAGGGCTGCGATTTGGCATTACAGTGGGTCCCTGCGCACATCGGCCTGCCCGGGAACGAAGTGGCCGACTCCGTCGCGAAGCAAGCTCTCTCGACTCGCTTCCCCCTAGCCAGCTCCGTCACCCGtttcgacgtggccaagacggCGATACTGCGCATTCTCCACGCGCAGCGACCGGATCCGCGCGTTGCTTCAGGTACGCCCCCTCGCCTCCTCCCCCGCGCGGGTCTCTCCCGCTGCGACCGCTCGTTTCTCCTTcggctgcgcgtcggctgctacaacaCGGCCGCCAGAATGCACAGACTGCACGGAAGAGGCAGCCCCACGTGCTTGGAttgcggcgaggaggagacgcttgagcaccttctgctccgctgcccggccttcgatgttgagcgcactgcgctATTTGCATCATACCGTCGTGTGGGACTGTCCTGTGACtcggagggagcacttctctttcctgcagcccacccttccattgtcaagaaagtgTTTCAtgccctacttgacttttgcTGTGACACGTAG